In Ornithorhynchus anatinus isolate Pmale09 chromosome 17, mOrnAna1.pri.v4, whole genome shotgun sequence, the following proteins share a genomic window:
- the RAB34 gene encoding ras-related protein Rab-34 isoform X1, with amino-acid sequence MNILAPVRRDRVLAGLPQCLRQEAALHTHGDFHPRVSNACQEQRTGTVGRFKISKVIVVGDLSVGKTCLINRFCKDTFDKNYKATIGVDFEMERFEVLGVPFSLQLWDTAGQERFKCIASTYYRGAQAIVIVFDVNNVASLEHTKQWLADALKENDSSNVLLFLVGSKKDLSTPAQYGLVEKDALRVAREMKAEYWAVSSLSGENVREFFFRVAALTFEANVLAELERSSARRIGEVIRINSNDRDLYQTTGKKKVKCCQ; translated from the exons ATGAACATCCTGGCACCGGTGCGGAGGGACCGCGTCCTGGCGGGGCTGCCCCAG TGCTTGCGGCAGGAGGCCGCCCTGCACACCCATGGAGACTTCCACCCTCGCGTCAGCAATGCCTGCCAGGAGCAGAGAACGGGCACCGTGGG CAGGTTTAAGATCTCCAAAGTCATTGTGGTGGGGGACCTGTCTGTGGGGAAGACCTGCCTGATAAACAG GTTCTGCAAGGACACCTTTGACAAGAATTACAAGGCCACCATCGGGGTGGACTTTGAAATGGAGAGATTTGAGGTGTTGGGCGTCCCTTTCAGCCTGCAGCT CTGGGACACTGCAGGACAGGAGCGCTTCAAGTGCATTGCGTCCACCTACTACCGCGGGGCCCAAG CCATCGTCATTGTGTTTGATGTGAACAACGTTGCCTCCCTGGAACACACCAA GCAATGGCTGGCCGATGCGCTGAAGGAGAACGATTCCTCCAACGTGCTGCTTTTCCTCGTGGGCTCCAAGAAGGACCTGAGT ACACCGGCTCAGTATGGGCTCGTCGAGAAGGATGCTCTCCGCGTGGCCCGGGAGATGAAAGCAGAATACTgggctgtctcctctctctctg GGGAGAACGTGCGCGAGTTTTTCTTCCGCGTGGCGGCCCTGACCTTTGAGGCCAACGTCCTGGCGGAGCTGGAGAGGAGCAGTGCCCGGCGCATCGGGGAGGTCATCC GAATCAACAGCAATGACAGGGATCTGTATCAGACGACCGGCAAGAAGAAAGTCAAGTGTTGCCAGTGA
- the RAB34 gene encoding ras-related protein Rab-34 isoform X2 has translation MNILAPVRRDRVLAGLPQCLRQEAALHTHGDFHPRVSNACQEQRTGTVGFKISKVIVVGDLSVGKTCLINRFCKDTFDKNYKATIGVDFEMERFEVLGVPFSLQLWDTAGQERFKCIASTYYRGAQAIVIVFDVNNVASLEHTKQWLADALKENDSSNVLLFLVGSKKDLSTPAQYGLVEKDALRVAREMKAEYWAVSSLSGENVREFFFRVAALTFEANVLAELERSSARRIGEVIRINSNDRDLYQTTGKKKVKCCQ, from the exons ATGAACATCCTGGCACCGGTGCGGAGGGACCGCGTCCTGGCGGGGCTGCCCCAG TGCTTGCGGCAGGAGGCCGCCCTGCACACCCATGGAGACTTCCACCCTCGCGTCAGCAATGCCTGCCAGGAGCAGAGAACGGGCACCGTGGG GTTTAAGATCTCCAAAGTCATTGTGGTGGGGGACCTGTCTGTGGGGAAGACCTGCCTGATAAACAG GTTCTGCAAGGACACCTTTGACAAGAATTACAAGGCCACCATCGGGGTGGACTTTGAAATGGAGAGATTTGAGGTGTTGGGCGTCCCTTTCAGCCTGCAGCT CTGGGACACTGCAGGACAGGAGCGCTTCAAGTGCATTGCGTCCACCTACTACCGCGGGGCCCAAG CCATCGTCATTGTGTTTGATGTGAACAACGTTGCCTCCCTGGAACACACCAA GCAATGGCTGGCCGATGCGCTGAAGGAGAACGATTCCTCCAACGTGCTGCTTTTCCTCGTGGGCTCCAAGAAGGACCTGAGT ACACCGGCTCAGTATGGGCTCGTCGAGAAGGATGCTCTCCGCGTGGCCCGGGAGATGAAAGCAGAATACTgggctgtctcctctctctctg GGGAGAACGTGCGCGAGTTTTTCTTCCGCGTGGCGGCCCTGACCTTTGAGGCCAACGTCCTGGCGGAGCTGGAGAGGAGCAGTGCCCGGCGCATCGGGGAGGTCATCC GAATCAACAGCAATGACAGGGATCTGTATCAGACGACCGGCAAGAAGAAAGTCAAGTGTTGCCAGTGA